In Carassius gibelio isolate Cgi1373 ecotype wild population from Czech Republic chromosome B13, carGib1.2-hapl.c, whole genome shotgun sequence, one genomic interval encodes:
- the LOC127970040 gene encoding uncharacterized protein LOC127970040 isoform X1, with the protein MASWCAKRVCANERFIIRRDADRWRTELIHGVGLDNILEVFLQTQVVEDLRLLKDCKPASVSNSSFDENCLFCCLRREKVKEHVVALNKQIVESGGKPLLGKDPSNISRLEWQSEEFLNAVLHRKEYTPRIPDPHIPVVACGFLQKMINELASCYTSRNNCTQDFLQNNGKKDQSLLKASCITSSTAVKIDSVASVQKKLIMVDQDAPLDLSLRKIKVEDIEQDEVLDLSTKNLNKGHTSLRNTPVSPATHLVKRDSIDLSLAQVKDLQSVNTLEQFMSKLCLHHQRQIVDALDFLQSEVKTVSACNHCKAPTPDLSEKQASTSCSYASFETSSETQQSERTCSVEAAASITKTQEASVVTNSQKPTAEVLKADVSSIARVMTEKQVDLGKMEVLSSSCGTGFECGNASSATKLFVMTKTTTDNLGAKKVLCSSIKQIPSSNSVKKCLCSAEQCLPTCTAVSDHADSLKCFAHNEGAVVKPSTIQKTSNVVVPISPRTARKSRKGSCLIQRNGSLSCLVNDPDSHCDLVYIRKSITECQPQSHNRLHPRQNARKSTRGHKYVEEYLELKTVRTLAGKSIGNSSGNCPTRMPDVHTSVTLKQVLSKSGSVPLVNTPFAGDCMKNVIPKLPSEDVVENEMPGDVVQVTNLGLMVETSQTGKIKSNGQKFNELSGNQSELTMQPDLISEKHMDPVEESTETTELTVQKDTSDFQIGSVPEEVVWGTERKGECEDKSLEPSLINVSPDIVKEFWTDEADIEPRNEREIKKNMEVETAADVQEQGEASEIKANTEEDRGFQEQAIHDKANSSELPVRNQGDSAVSSLTEVSAVPLIKCKEKEEDLHTLKVLNAKHAAPSDRCLRSRSKGSVDVTKDSNCGATELVDHANNKSPKAHSTETNVHTGQEPDLKAVEILETAPEVPDAPCNSLVVDHVVKSRPKSRTAAAVGRDEHQSPGIKVNNDFPNVLSPEVLPETVSITSTPESGKHDKLNNQASESMEKMALRNKSSPIELSVSGPCSPVKKSPPSSENMILRSRNNTEEPLSSKAISPTERHSEKQGQTPLRKSSSLSEQAANRESCTSSETVTHMPLRSRTVNSIKPTVTKDSPVKSFISEPPGSSTSSTTCRKTEANGHMPLRSSASLIPEQSRNNTSTVIDGSESPGRMSLRRGNVANTENTCGSTTTPSKHSLRQQKVSASSSGEAEESPLSSKLKIQKQKHVVSQIRGSLKLPDESIHLQTTEPVVCSPPKFLEALRGEEHQQLISNLNSKFDKMHKSWVPMDKEGQPAPKPKSKADRLKEIWKSKRRVRKSRPLEQQKLSPVQMLFMKPFDLSSICRWFLQSTETKSLVIVKKINTRLPSETQLCFHSSAAGVGSSHGIFPSLQAERLKKHLKKFAIASPVKNNPKNQRLLAKALGQGISVMRSKVKHEQTTATRICTKAQSLAGVTPAQTPESLASTAVGAKNPASARILRKYSNMREKLQVQQSKKCKEKTFKGARLKASITPKKANQQKLPTCKGSKSVVVQRISSLTKKAKTNSALKQRALKGNQCHKNGASPKRSQAVTRMEKPISENASKNTLSKKQTLIKTGTDKAQQTKASLTKVDTKKPEFQKGPNNLESQSLDVDVKPLMLEDQVLTRSQRKMEGTPSQTASPKSSTKRGLEPLVTPTKRTRTSKP; encoded by the exons ATTGTAAGCCTGCAAGTGTGTCAAATTCGTCATTTGATGAAAATTGTCTTTTCTGCTGCTTAAGACGGGAAAAAGTgaag GAACATGTAGTTGCACTCAACAAACAAATTGTGGAAAGTGGAGGAAAACCTTTACTAGGTAAAGATCCCTCTAATATCAGCAGACTTGAGTGGCAGTCAGAGGAATTCCTGAATGCAGTGTTACACCGGAAAG AATACACGCCAAGAATTCCCGATCCACACATCCCTGTGGTGGCTTGTGGCTTCTTGCAGAAGATGATTAATGAGTTGGCTTCATGTTATACCTCAAGAAACAACTGCACTCAGGACTTCCTTCAGAACAATGGAAAAAAGGACCAAAGCCTTCTGAAAGCTAGCTGTATCACTTCATCCACTGCTGTCAAAATAGACTCTGTTGCTTCTGTTCAGAAAAAGCTCATCATGGTGGACCAAGATGCACCGCTGGACCTTTCTCTGAGAAAGATCAAAGTGGAGGACATTGAGCAAG ATGAAGTTCTTGATCTTTCGACTAAGAATTTGAACAAAGGCCATACATCTTTAAGGAATACTCCTGTCAGCCCAGCTACGCATTTGGTCAAAAG GGACTCCATCGACCTGAGTCTTGCTCAAGTAAAAGATCTACAGTCTGTGAACACTTTGGAACAGTTCATGTCAAAGCTGTGTTTGCACCACCAGCGCCAAATAGTAGATGCATTAGACTTCTTACAAAGCGAAGTCAAGACTGTGTCTGCTTGCAACCATTGCAAAGCACCCACTCCAGATTTGTCTGAGAAGCAAGCATCAACCAGCTGCAGTTATGCATCGTTTGAAACCAGCTCTGAGACTCAGCAGTCGGAGAGAACGTGCTCTGTGGAAGCTGCTGCAAGCATCACTAAGACTCAAGAGGCATCTGTTGTCACAAACAGTCAAAAGCCTACTGCAGAGGTGTTAAAGGCTGATGTTTCCAGTATTGCACGGGTAATGACTGAAAAGCAAGTAGACCTTGGCAAAATGGAAGTTTTGTCATCATCTTGTGGAACAGGTTTCGAGTGTGGAAATGCAAGTTCTGCAACAAAATTGTTTGTCATGACAAAGACTACTACTGATAATCTGGGTGCAAAAAAAGTGTTATGTTCAAGCATTAAGCAAATTCCAAGTAGCAATTCTGTAAAGAAGTGTCTATGCAGTGCGGAACAATGCTTGCCAACTTGTACTGCGGTGTCTGATCATGCAGATTCGTTGAAGTGCTTTGCACATAATGAAGGTGCTGTTGTTAAACCCTCCACAATTCAGAAGACCTCAAATGTTGTTGTACCAATTTCTCCAAGAACAGCCAGGAAAAGCAGAAAAGGTTCTTGCCTTATACAAAGGAATGGTTCTTTAAGTTGTCTCGTAAATGATCCGGATAGCCATTGTGACCTAGTTTATATTAGAAAGTCAATTACAGAATGTCAGCCTCAATCTCATAATCGACTGCATCCACGACAGAATGCCCGAAAGAGCACAAGGGGGCACAAATATGTGGAGGAGTACTTGGAACTAAAAACAGTCCGTACCTTAGCTGGTAAATCGATAGGCAATTCTAGTGGTAATTGTCCAACTCGTATGCCGGATGTGCACACCTCAGTGACTCTGAAGCAGGTCCTTTCTAAGTCTGGCAGTGTACCTCTAGTAAACACACCTTTTGCAGGGGATTGCATGAAAAATGTTATTCCAAAATTACCGTCGGAAGATGTAGTGGAGAATGAAATGCCAGGAGATGTCGTACAAGTAACAAATCTGGGTTTGATGGTTGAAACCAGTCAAACGGGTAAGATTAAAAGTAATGGCCAAAAATTCAATGAACTGTCAGGTAATCAGAGTGAATTAACCATGCAACCAGATTTGATCTCAGAGAAACACATGGACCCGGTAGAAGAAAGCACAGAAACAACCGAGCTCACTGTACAGAAAGACACATCTGACTTCCAAATTGGGTCTGTGCCAGAAGAAGTGGTATGGGGTACAGAAAGAAAGGGTGAGTGTGAGGATAAATCATTGGAGCCATCACTGATCAATGTGTCCCCTGACATTGTTAAAGAGTTCTGGACTGATGAAGCTGACATAGAACCGAGAAATGaaagggaaataaaaaaaaacatggaagtaGAGACCGCAGCAGATGTACAGGAACAAGGCGAGGCATCAGAAATCAAGGCAAACACTGAGGAGGATAGAGGTTTTCAGGAACAAGCTATACATGACAAAGCAAACTCTTCCGAACTACCAGTGAGGAATCAAGGGGACTCAGCGGTGTCCAGCCTGACTGAAGTCTCTGCTGTACCACttataaaatgtaaagaaaaggaAGAGGATCTGCATACTTTAAAAGTTTTGAATGCAAAACATGCAGCGCCCTCAGACAGATGCTTGCGTAGTAGAAGTAAAGGCAGTGTTGACGTAACGAAAGACTCGAATTGTGGTGCTACTGAACTTGTTGATCATGCCAATAATAAAAGCCCAAAGGCTCATTCTACTGAAACAAATGTGCACACTGGGCAGGAGCCTGATTTGAAAGCTGTAGAGATTCTTGAAACGGCACCGGAGGTCCCTGATGCACCTTGTAATAGTCTGGTTGTGGATCATGTGGTCAAATCAAGGCCAAAATCAAGAACCGCAGCCGCTGTTGGGAGAGATGAGCATCAAAGTCCAGGCATCAAAGTGAATAATGATTTCCCAAATGTTTTGTCACCTGAGGTTCTTCCAGAGACTGTAAGCATCACTTCCACCCCAGAGAGTGGAAAGCACGACAAACTGAACAATCAAGCCTCTGAAAGCATGGAAAAAATGGCACTTAGAAACAAAAGTAGTCCCATTGAGCTGTCTGTCAGTGGACCCTGTTCACCCGTCAAGAAGTCCCCACCAAGCTCTGAAAATATGATTTTGAGGAGCAGAAATAACACTGAAGAGCCTTTAAGTAGCAAGGCAATCAGTCCAACAGAACGCCATTCGGAGAAGCAAGGACAGACGCCTTTAAGAAAAAGCAGCTCTCTTAGTGAGCAGGCAGCTAACCGAGAGTCGTGTACATCTTCCGAGACCGTAACACATATGCCTCTACGAAGCAGGACTGTTAACTCAATTAAACCGACTGTTACTAAAGACTCTCCTGTTAAAAGTTTCATCAGTGAACCGCCTGGCAGTTCAACCTCCAGTACTACCTGTAGAAAAACCGAGGCCAATGGGCACATGCCCTTAAGAAGCAGTGCCAGTTTAATTCCAGAACAATCCCGTAACAATACATCTACTGTCATAGATGGATCAGAAAGCCCTGGACGCATGTCGTTGAGAAGAGGGAATGTAGCTAATACTGAAAATACCTGTGGCTCAACAACAACCCCTAGTAAACATTCTCTGAGACAACAAAAGGTTTCAGCATCCTCGAGTGGGGAAGCGGAAGAGAGCCCCTTGAGTTCAAAACTTAAAATCCAAAAGCAGAAGCATGTGGTGTCCCAAATAAGAGGCTCACTGAAATTGCCAGATGAATCCATCCATCTTCAGACAACCGAACCTGTTGTCTGCAGTCCCCCAAAATTTTTGGAGGCACTAAGGGGGGAAGAACACCAGCAGTTGATTTCAAACTTAAATTCAAAGTTTGATAAAATGCACAAAAGTTGGGTTCCAATGGACAAGGAGGGTCAGCCTGCACCAAAACCCAAAAGCAAGGCAGATAGGCTCAAAGAAATCTGGAAAAGCAAACGCAGAGTACGAAAGTCAAGGCCATTGGAACAACAAAAGTTATCCCCTGTGCAAATGCTATTCATGAAGCCCTTTGACTTGTCCAGTATCTGCAGGTGGTTCCTGCAATCAACTGAAACCAAATCGCTTGTAATCGTTAAGAAGATCAACACTAGACTTCCTTCTGAAACACAGTTGTGCTTTCACTCTTCGGCAGCAGGAGTGGGTTCCTCTCATGGGATATTTCCAAGCCTCCAGGCCGAACGGTTGAAGAAGCACCTCAAAAAGTTTGCTATTGCATCACCAGTGAAGAACAACCCCAAGAATCAAAGGCTACTTGCCAAAGCTTTAGGTCAGGGTATTTCTGTGATGAGGAGCAAAGTAAAGCACGAACAGACAACTGCCACACGAATCTGTACAAAGGCACAGAGTCTTGCTGGAGTGACACCGGCACAGACTCCCGAGAGCCTGGCCTCGACCGCAGTCGGTGCGAAAAATCCAGCCAGTGCTAGAATACTTCGGAAATATTCCAACATGCGTGAGAAGCTTCAGGTTCAGCAAAGCAAGAAATGCAAAGAGAAAACTTTCAAAGGTGCTCGTTTAAAGGCATCAATAACTCCAAAGAAAGCCAACCAACAAAAACTGCCGACATGTAAAGGGTCAAAGTCTGTGGTTGTTCAGAGGATCTCATCTCTGACCAAGAAGGCAAAAACAAACTCTGCCCTCAAACAACGAGCGTTGAAAGGGAACCAGTGTCATAAAAACGGTGCTTCTCCAAAGAGGTCGCAGGCAGTTACAAGAATGGAGAAACCCATCAGTGAAAATGCCTCAAAAAACACCTTGAGTAAAAAACAGACACTGATAAAAACTGGAACTGATAAGGCACAGCAAACAAAAGCAAGTCTGACTAAAGTTGACACAAAGAAACCAGAGTTTCAGAAAGGCCCTAATAATTTAGAATCGCAATCTTTGGATGTGGACGTTAAACCTCTGATGTTGGAAGACCAAGTGTTAACAAGATCACAAAGAAAGATGGAAGGCACCCCTTCACAGACCGCCTCTCCCAAATCCTCCACAAAGCGAGGCTTGGAACCACTGGTCACTCCCACAAAACGTACTCGGACCTCAAAACCATGA
- the LOC127970040 gene encoding uncharacterized protein LOC127970040 isoform X2 translates to MINELASCYTSRNNCTQDFLQNNGKKDQSLLKASCITSSTAVKIDSVASVQKKLIMVDQDAPLDLSLRKIKVEDIEQDEVLDLSTKNLNKGHTSLRNTPVSPATHLVKRDSIDLSLAQVKDLQSVNTLEQFMSKLCLHHQRQIVDALDFLQSEVKTVSACNHCKAPTPDLSEKQASTSCSYASFETSSETQQSERTCSVEAAASITKTQEASVVTNSQKPTAEVLKADVSSIARVMTEKQVDLGKMEVLSSSCGTGFECGNASSATKLFVMTKTTTDNLGAKKVLCSSIKQIPSSNSVKKCLCSAEQCLPTCTAVSDHADSLKCFAHNEGAVVKPSTIQKTSNVVVPISPRTARKSRKGSCLIQRNGSLSCLVNDPDSHCDLVYIRKSITECQPQSHNRLHPRQNARKSTRGHKYVEEYLELKTVRTLAGKSIGNSSGNCPTRMPDVHTSVTLKQVLSKSGSVPLVNTPFAGDCMKNVIPKLPSEDVVENEMPGDVVQVTNLGLMVETSQTGKIKSNGQKFNELSGNQSELTMQPDLISEKHMDPVEESTETTELTVQKDTSDFQIGSVPEEVVWGTERKGECEDKSLEPSLINVSPDIVKEFWTDEADIEPRNEREIKKNMEVETAADVQEQGEASEIKANTEEDRGFQEQAIHDKANSSELPVRNQGDSAVSSLTEVSAVPLIKCKEKEEDLHTLKVLNAKHAAPSDRCLRSRSKGSVDVTKDSNCGATELVDHANNKSPKAHSTETNVHTGQEPDLKAVEILETAPEVPDAPCNSLVVDHVVKSRPKSRTAAAVGRDEHQSPGIKVNNDFPNVLSPEVLPETVSITSTPESGKHDKLNNQASESMEKMALRNKSSPIELSVSGPCSPVKKSPPSSENMILRSRNNTEEPLSSKAISPTERHSEKQGQTPLRKSSSLSEQAANRESCTSSETVTHMPLRSRTVNSIKPTVTKDSPVKSFISEPPGSSTSSTTCRKTEANGHMPLRSSASLIPEQSRNNTSTVIDGSESPGRMSLRRGNVANTENTCGSTTTPSKHSLRQQKVSASSSGEAEESPLSSKLKIQKQKHVVSQIRGSLKLPDESIHLQTTEPVVCSPPKFLEALRGEEHQQLISNLNSKFDKMHKSWVPMDKEGQPAPKPKSKADRLKEIWKSKRRVRKSRPLEQQKLSPVQMLFMKPFDLSSICRWFLQSTETKSLVIVKKINTRLPSETQLCFHSSAAGVGSSHGIFPSLQAERLKKHLKKFAIASPVKNNPKNQRLLAKALGQGISVMRSKVKHEQTTATRICTKAQSLAGVTPAQTPESLASTAVGAKNPASARILRKYSNMREKLQVQQSKKCKEKTFKGARLKASITPKKANQQKLPTCKGSKSVVVQRISSLTKKAKTNSALKQRALKGNQCHKNGASPKRSQAVTRMEKPISENASKNTLSKKQTLIKTGTDKAQQTKASLTKVDTKKPEFQKGPNNLESQSLDVDVKPLMLEDQVLTRSQRKMEGTPSQTASPKSSTKRGLEPLVTPTKRTRTSKP, encoded by the exons ATGATTAATGAGTTGGCTTCATGTTATACCTCAAGAAACAACTGCACTCAGGACTTCCTTCAGAACAATGGAAAAAAGGACCAAAGCCTTCTGAAAGCTAGCTGTATCACTTCATCCACTGCTGTCAAAATAGACTCTGTTGCTTCTGTTCAGAAAAAGCTCATCATGGTGGACCAAGATGCACCGCTGGACCTTTCTCTGAGAAAGATCAAAGTGGAGGACATTGAGCAAG ATGAAGTTCTTGATCTTTCGACTAAGAATTTGAACAAAGGCCATACATCTTTAAGGAATACTCCTGTCAGCCCAGCTACGCATTTGGTCAAAAG GGACTCCATCGACCTGAGTCTTGCTCAAGTAAAAGATCTACAGTCTGTGAACACTTTGGAACAGTTCATGTCAAAGCTGTGTTTGCACCACCAGCGCCAAATAGTAGATGCATTAGACTTCTTACAAAGCGAAGTCAAGACTGTGTCTGCTTGCAACCATTGCAAAGCACCCACTCCAGATTTGTCTGAGAAGCAAGCATCAACCAGCTGCAGTTATGCATCGTTTGAAACCAGCTCTGAGACTCAGCAGTCGGAGAGAACGTGCTCTGTGGAAGCTGCTGCAAGCATCACTAAGACTCAAGAGGCATCTGTTGTCACAAACAGTCAAAAGCCTACTGCAGAGGTGTTAAAGGCTGATGTTTCCAGTATTGCACGGGTAATGACTGAAAAGCAAGTAGACCTTGGCAAAATGGAAGTTTTGTCATCATCTTGTGGAACAGGTTTCGAGTGTGGAAATGCAAGTTCTGCAACAAAATTGTTTGTCATGACAAAGACTACTACTGATAATCTGGGTGCAAAAAAAGTGTTATGTTCAAGCATTAAGCAAATTCCAAGTAGCAATTCTGTAAAGAAGTGTCTATGCAGTGCGGAACAATGCTTGCCAACTTGTACTGCGGTGTCTGATCATGCAGATTCGTTGAAGTGCTTTGCACATAATGAAGGTGCTGTTGTTAAACCCTCCACAATTCAGAAGACCTCAAATGTTGTTGTACCAATTTCTCCAAGAACAGCCAGGAAAAGCAGAAAAGGTTCTTGCCTTATACAAAGGAATGGTTCTTTAAGTTGTCTCGTAAATGATCCGGATAGCCATTGTGACCTAGTTTATATTAGAAAGTCAATTACAGAATGTCAGCCTCAATCTCATAATCGACTGCATCCACGACAGAATGCCCGAAAGAGCACAAGGGGGCACAAATATGTGGAGGAGTACTTGGAACTAAAAACAGTCCGTACCTTAGCTGGTAAATCGATAGGCAATTCTAGTGGTAATTGTCCAACTCGTATGCCGGATGTGCACACCTCAGTGACTCTGAAGCAGGTCCTTTCTAAGTCTGGCAGTGTACCTCTAGTAAACACACCTTTTGCAGGGGATTGCATGAAAAATGTTATTCCAAAATTACCGTCGGAAGATGTAGTGGAGAATGAAATGCCAGGAGATGTCGTACAAGTAACAAATCTGGGTTTGATGGTTGAAACCAGTCAAACGGGTAAGATTAAAAGTAATGGCCAAAAATTCAATGAACTGTCAGGTAATCAGAGTGAATTAACCATGCAACCAGATTTGATCTCAGAGAAACACATGGACCCGGTAGAAGAAAGCACAGAAACAACCGAGCTCACTGTACAGAAAGACACATCTGACTTCCAAATTGGGTCTGTGCCAGAAGAAGTGGTATGGGGTACAGAAAGAAAGGGTGAGTGTGAGGATAAATCATTGGAGCCATCACTGATCAATGTGTCCCCTGACATTGTTAAAGAGTTCTGGACTGATGAAGCTGACATAGAACCGAGAAATGaaagggaaataaaaaaaaacatggaagtaGAGACCGCAGCAGATGTACAGGAACAAGGCGAGGCATCAGAAATCAAGGCAAACACTGAGGAGGATAGAGGTTTTCAGGAACAAGCTATACATGACAAAGCAAACTCTTCCGAACTACCAGTGAGGAATCAAGGGGACTCAGCGGTGTCCAGCCTGACTGAAGTCTCTGCTGTACCACttataaaatgtaaagaaaaggaAGAGGATCTGCATACTTTAAAAGTTTTGAATGCAAAACATGCAGCGCCCTCAGACAGATGCTTGCGTAGTAGAAGTAAAGGCAGTGTTGACGTAACGAAAGACTCGAATTGTGGTGCTACTGAACTTGTTGATCATGCCAATAATAAAAGCCCAAAGGCTCATTCTACTGAAACAAATGTGCACACTGGGCAGGAGCCTGATTTGAAAGCTGTAGAGATTCTTGAAACGGCACCGGAGGTCCCTGATGCACCTTGTAATAGTCTGGTTGTGGATCATGTGGTCAAATCAAGGCCAAAATCAAGAACCGCAGCCGCTGTTGGGAGAGATGAGCATCAAAGTCCAGGCATCAAAGTGAATAATGATTTCCCAAATGTTTTGTCACCTGAGGTTCTTCCAGAGACTGTAAGCATCACTTCCACCCCAGAGAGTGGAAAGCACGACAAACTGAACAATCAAGCCTCTGAAAGCATGGAAAAAATGGCACTTAGAAACAAAAGTAGTCCCATTGAGCTGTCTGTCAGTGGACCCTGTTCACCCGTCAAGAAGTCCCCACCAAGCTCTGAAAATATGATTTTGAGGAGCAGAAATAACACTGAAGAGCCTTTAAGTAGCAAGGCAATCAGTCCAACAGAACGCCATTCGGAGAAGCAAGGACAGACGCCTTTAAGAAAAAGCAGCTCTCTTAGTGAGCAGGCAGCTAACCGAGAGTCGTGTACATCTTCCGAGACCGTAACACATATGCCTCTACGAAGCAGGACTGTTAACTCAATTAAACCGACTGTTACTAAAGACTCTCCTGTTAAAAGTTTCATCAGTGAACCGCCTGGCAGTTCAACCTCCAGTACTACCTGTAGAAAAACCGAGGCCAATGGGCACATGCCCTTAAGAAGCAGTGCCAGTTTAATTCCAGAACAATCCCGTAACAATACATCTACTGTCATAGATGGATCAGAAAGCCCTGGACGCATGTCGTTGAGAAGAGGGAATGTAGCTAATACTGAAAATACCTGTGGCTCAACAACAACCCCTAGTAAACATTCTCTGAGACAACAAAAGGTTTCAGCATCCTCGAGTGGGGAAGCGGAAGAGAGCCCCTTGAGTTCAAAACTTAAAATCCAAAAGCAGAAGCATGTGGTGTCCCAAATAAGAGGCTCACTGAAATTGCCAGATGAATCCATCCATCTTCAGACAACCGAACCTGTTGTCTGCAGTCCCCCAAAATTTTTGGAGGCACTAAGGGGGGAAGAACACCAGCAGTTGATTTCAAACTTAAATTCAAAGTTTGATAAAATGCACAAAAGTTGGGTTCCAATGGACAAGGAGGGTCAGCCTGCACCAAAACCCAAAAGCAAGGCAGATAGGCTCAAAGAAATCTGGAAAAGCAAACGCAGAGTACGAAAGTCAAGGCCATTGGAACAACAAAAGTTATCCCCTGTGCAAATGCTATTCATGAAGCCCTTTGACTTGTCCAGTATCTGCAGGTGGTTCCTGCAATCAACTGAAACCAAATCGCTTGTAATCGTTAAGAAGATCAACACTAGACTTCCTTCTGAAACACAGTTGTGCTTTCACTCTTCGGCAGCAGGAGTGGGTTCCTCTCATGGGATATTTCCAAGCCTCCAGGCCGAACGGTTGAAGAAGCACCTCAAAAAGTTTGCTATTGCATCACCAGTGAAGAACAACCCCAAGAATCAAAGGCTACTTGCCAAAGCTTTAGGTCAGGGTATTTCTGTGATGAGGAGCAAAGTAAAGCACGAACAGACAACTGCCACACGAATCTGTACAAAGGCACAGAGTCTTGCTGGAGTGACACCGGCACAGACTCCCGAGAGCCTGGCCTCGACCGCAGTCGGTGCGAAAAATCCAGCCAGTGCTAGAATACTTCGGAAATATTCCAACATGCGTGAGAAGCTTCAGGTTCAGCAAAGCAAGAAATGCAAAGAGAAAACTTTCAAAGGTGCTCGTTTAAAGGCATCAATAACTCCAAAGAAAGCCAACCAACAAAAACTGCCGACATGTAAAGGGTCAAAGTCTGTGGTTGTTCAGAGGATCTCATCTCTGACCAAGAAGGCAAAAACAAACTCTGCCCTCAAACAACGAGCGTTGAAAGGGAACCAGTGTCATAAAAACGGTGCTTCTCCAAAGAGGTCGCAGGCAGTTACAAGAATGGAGAAACCCATCAGTGAAAATGCCTCAAAAAACACCTTGAGTAAAAAACAGACACTGATAAAAACTGGAACTGATAAGGCACAGCAAACAAAAGCAAGTCTGACTAAAGTTGACACAAAGAAACCAGAGTTTCAGAAAGGCCCTAATAATTTAGAATCGCAATCTTTGGATGTGGACGTTAAACCTCTGATGTTGGAAGACCAAGTGTTAACAAGATCACAAAGAAAGATGGAAGGCACCCCTTCACAGACCGCCTCTCCCAAATCCTCCACAAAGCGAGGCTTGGAACCACTGGTCACTCCCACAAAACGTACTCGGACCTCAAAACCATGA